Proteins co-encoded in one Quercus robur chromosome 8, dhQueRobu3.1, whole genome shotgun sequence genomic window:
- the LOC126694416 gene encoding ras-related protein RABA5b-like: MDEHSSGGEEYLLKIVLIGDSAVGKSNLLSRFARNEFDTNSKATIGVEFQTQAVEIDGKEVKAQIWDTAGQERFRAVTSAYYRGAVGALIVYDITRTTETPTLSGCSWVGSDGSCSELVAFDRLMKMWR, from the coding sequence aTGGATGAGCATTCTTCAGGCGGTGAGGAGTACTTGTTGAAGATAGTTCTCATTGGTGACTCTGCTGTTGGCAAGTCCAACTTGCTGTCACGCTTCGCCAGAAACGAGTTTGATACTAACTCCAAGGCCACCATTGGTGTCGAGTTCCAGACCCAGGCTGTGGAAATCGATGGGAAGGAGGTGAAAGCCCAGATCTGGGACACTGCTGGGCAAGAGCGTTTCAGGGCTGTCACTTCTGCTTACTATAGAGGCGCTGTGGGTGCTCTCATTGTCTACGATATCACTCGTACCACTGAGACTCCGACACTAAGTGGGTGCAGTTGGGTGGGATCTGACGGTTCTTGTTCCGAGCTAGTGGCCTTCGACCGCTTGATGAAGATGTGGCGTTGA
- the LOC126694417 gene encoding FRIGIDA-like protein 1 — MATLKTISAALKLIDSKKENLKKAFDDLQSHSSLLSSFSLTWSELDSHFTSLQNSLNQRFQHLESLELQKQAESTQPNPSADPSSSQAPNAQTTPKVPPFSSKTPTQMTKTRVDQDGDVGSGQIVKPRPELKAFCENMDGLGLRKFLIEYPNGPNERKTIRDELPGALLCAPDPAALVLDAMDWFYKDNSVNLKNKNNKDWELGGSKRCCVLLLEELMKIKANVSEEVRERAKELALKWIGKERNIEMHTFEVLGLLHLVAAYGLRSVFNEDDLVDYLVIIAQYRQSAVLCKVFGLGDKAADLIQKLVSKGKQLQAVKFIFEFELTEKFPPVPLLKAHLEDAKKAARKVVNDGNHSRKSLNEGIAKEVGALKSVIKVIEDHNLDSEYPRADLEGLIEKLQKRAENIKKPAAAPPAKSYQPQQHRHQHQQQSGNKRPRMDSPVSPAAAPINVGGMNSTIPQYQQSHLQSAGLLPEHPASYGSLSAVPYGMVGQSPTVAPYMGPSAGLYGYPGAPVGFSGDPSPSSSHLYSSEPYVPSDYYVRPTAYDGYGVPPQYHPSYYHK; from the exons ATGGCAACGCTGAAGACAATCTCAGCAGCTCTGAAACTCATAGACTCAAAGAAAGAGAACCTCAAAAAGGCCTTCGATGACCTCCAATCCCACTCTTCCCTcctctcctctttctctctcacatggTCAGAACTTGATTCCCACTTCACCTCCCTCCAAAACTCGCTCAATCAACGATTCCAACACCTCGAATCGCTCGAGTTGCAAAAACAGGCCGAGTCAACTCAGCCAAACCCTTCAGCTGACCCATCAAGCTCACAAGCGCCAAACGCACAAACCACCCCAAAGGTCCCTCctttttcatcaaaaactcCGACCCAGATGACCAAAACCCGGGTTGACCAGGATGGTGACGTGGGTTCGGGTCAAATAGTTAAGCCTAGGCCCGAGTTAAAGGCTTTTTGTGAGAATATGGATGGGTTGGGGTTGAGGAAGTTCTTAATTGAGTACCCAAATGGGCCAAATGAGAGAAAAACAATCAGGGATGAGCTCCCTGGTGCATTGCTATGTGCTCCGGACCCGGCTGCATTGGTTTTGGATGCAATGGATTGGTTTTATAAGGATAATAGTGTGAATTTGaagaataagaataataaaGATTGGGAATTGGGTGGCTCAAAGAGGTGTTGTGTGCTTTTGTTGGAGGAACTTATGAAGATTAAGGCCAATGTGAGTGAGGAAGTGAGGGAGAGAGCCAAGGAGTTGGCTCTGAAGTGGATAGGGAAGGAGAGAAACATTGAGATGCACACGTTTGAGGTGCTGGGGTTGCTGCATTTGGTGGCAGCCTATGGGTTGCGGTCCGTCTTCAATGAGGATGACCTTGTGGATTATCTTGTTATCATTGCGCAGTATCGGCAGTCTGCGGTGTTGTGCAAAGTTTTTGGTTTGGGGGATAAAGCTGCCG ATCTCATTCAGAAACTTGTAAGTAAGGGAAAGCAACTTCAGgctgtcaaatttatttttgaatttgagcTGACTGAAAAGTTTCCACCAGTCCCCCTCTTGAAAGCCCATTTAGAGGATGCCAAGAAGGCTGCTAGGAAAGTTGTCAACGACGGAAATCATTCTCGCAAGTCATTG AATGAGGGCATAGCCAAAGAAGTGGGTGCATTGAAGTCAGTTATTAAAGTTATTGAAGACCACAATCTTGATTCTGAGTATCCACGGGCAGACCTTGAAGGGCTTATCGAGAAGCTGCAGAAGCGGGCAGAAAACATCAAAAAACCTGCAGCAGCTCCTCCTGCCAAATCTTATCAGCCACAGCAGCACCGGCACCAGCACCAGCAACAGAGTGGAAACAAGCGTCCTCGAATGGATTCTCCAGTTAGTCCTGCAGCAGCACCAATAAATGTTGGTGGCATGAATTCAACAATTCCCCAATATCAACAATCTCATCTACAGTCAGCAGGTTTGTTGCCAGAGCATCCAGCTTCATATGGGAGCTTGTCAGCTGTGCCCTATGGCATGGTGGGCCAGAGTCCTACTGTTGCCCCTTACATGGGCCCATCAGCTGGGTTGTATGGTTATCCAGGAGCCCCTGTGGGTTTTTCTGGGGACCCAAGCCCTTCTAGTTCCCATCTATACTCATCAGAACCATATGTGCCATCTGATTATTATGTTAGGCCAACTGCCTATGATGGATATGGTGTGCCACCCCAATACCATCCATCATACTATCATAAGTAA
- the LOC126694418 gene encoding probable serine/threonine-protein kinase WNK11, which yields MMPSVNPDPSDKDSEPFVEIDPTGRYGRYNELLGSGAVKKVYRAFDQEEGIEVAWNQVKLRNFTNDPYMIDRLYSEVRLLRTLTNNNIIALYNVWRDEENNTLNFITEVCTSGNLREYRKKHRHVSMKALKKWSKQILKGLDYLHSHEPCVIHRDLNCSNVFVNGNIGQVKIGDLGLAAIVGKSHSAHSVLGTPEFMAPELYEEDYTEMVDIYSFGMCMIEMVTLEIPYSECDNVAKIYKKVSTGIRPEALCKVKDLEVRAFIEKCLAQPRARPSASELLNDPFFDEIDDDENDEFIFS from the exons ATG ATGCCTAGTGTGAATCCTGATCCATCTGATAAAGATTCCGAGCCATTTGTCGAAATTGATCCAACAGGCCGGTACGGCCGCTACAACGAGCTACTTGGCAGTGGTGCAGTGAAAAAAGTGTACCGTGCATTTGATCAAGAAGAAGGAATAGAAGTAGCATGGAACCAGGTCAAACTACGAAACTTCACTAATGATCCCTACATGATTGATAGGCTTTACTCCGAGGTCAGGCTGCTGAGAACCTTAACAAACAATAACATCATTGCCTTGTACAATGTGTGGAGGGACGAGGAAAACAACACCTTGAATTTTATCACCGAGGTGTGTACTAGTGGGAACTTGAGAGAGTATAGGAAGAAACATAGGCATGTTTCAATGAAAGCTTTGAAGAAATGGTCAAAGCAGATTTTGAAAGGGTTGGACTACTTGCATTCACATGAGCCTTGTGTCATTCATAGAGATCTCAATTGTAGCAATGTTTTTGTCAATGGGAACATTGGTCAG GTAAAGATTGGTGATTTGGGTTTGGCAGCGATAGTGGGGAAGAGTCATTCAGCACACTCAGTATTAGGGACACCGGAATTCATGGCACCGGAGCTTTACGAGGAGGATTACACGGAAATGGTGGATATATACTCGTTTGGGATGTGCATGATTGAGATGGTGACTTTGGAAATTCCCTATAGTGAGTGTGACAATGTTGCCAAAATATACAAGAAGGTGTCAACTGGGATAAGGCCTGAGGCCTTGTGCAAGGTTAAGGATTTGGAGGTGAGGGCGTTCATCGAGAAGTGCCTTGCTCAACCAAGGGCAAGACCTTCTGCATCTGAGCTCCTCAATGACCCGTTCTTTGATGAAATTGATGATGacgaaaatgatgaatttattttttcatga